The stretch of DNA GCTGTGGGTTTGGAGGAACATTCTCTGTGAAAATGGCACAAATATCTGAGCAAATGGTAGATGAAAAGGTTCATCATGTAGAAGAAACGAAGGCCGATTTCTTAATAGGTGCTGATGGAGGTTGCCTAATGAACATTGGGGGACGTATCGATCGGAAAGAAAAACCTATTAAAGTAATGCATATTGCTGAAGTGCTAAATAGCCGTTAAGAAGGATGAAAACTAAATTTTTTCATAAAGGGGGTCAAAATGGTGGCTATGAAAATAGGCAATGATCATTTTAATGAGAGAGTCGATGCTGGAATTAACAATGCCTTTATGAGAGGAGCTGTTTCTTTAGGTCAAGAAAGGCTTCAAACTAGGCGGCTTTTGGCTGCTGAGGAGCTAGGAAACTGGGAGGAATGGCGCTCACTTGGAGAAGAAATCAGGCAGCATGTTCTTGATAACTTAGATTTCTATTTATTTCAGTTAAGTGAGAATGTGACGAATAGAGGTGGACATGTATTTTTTGCGGAAACAACAGAAGAAGCAAGACAATATATTCGAGATGTTATTGAAAAGAAAAACGCGCACAAGATCGTGAAATCAAAGTCAATGGTTACCGAAGAAATTCATTTAAATGCCTGCCTAGAGGAAATAGGTTGTGAAGTGATAGAAACCGATTTAGGAGAATACATTTTACAGCTTGATGATCATGATCCACCTTCCCATATAGTTGCCCCTGCAATTCATAAGAATAAAGAGCAAATTAGGGATGTTTTCTCAAAAAAATTAAGCTATGAAAAAACAGAGAAACCAGAAGAATTAGCAGCACATGCCCGGAAAATGCTTCGGAAGGAGTTTTTGGCAGCTGATGTAGGGATTACAGGCTGCAATTTTGCAGTAGCGGAAACAGGTTCAATTACATTAGTAACAAATGAAGGGAATGCAGATCTTGTGACAGCTCTGCCGAAAACGCAAATTACTGTTATGGGGATGGAAAGACTTGTTCCAACATTTGAGGAAATGGAAGTTCTCGTAAGCTTATTAACAAGGAGTGCGGTTGGTCAAAAGCTTACAAGCTATATCACAGTTTTGACTGGACCTAGGTGTGAAGGGGAAATAGATGGTCCTGAAGATTTTCATCTAGTAATCGTGGATAATGGACGGTCTAAAATACTTGGTGGTGAATTTCATTCCATTCTGCAATGCATTCGATGTGCAGCTTGTGTGAATGTTTGTCCAGTATACCGTCATGTTGGCGGACATTCTTATGGATCTATTTACTCTGGGCCTATCGGAGCGGTGTTATCTCCATTATTAGGAGGGTATGAAGATTATAAGGAGCTACCTTATGCCTCGACATTATGTGGCGCCTGTACAGAGGCATGCCCTGTGAAAATTCCATTACACGAGCTACTTCATAAACACCGACAAGTAATCGTCGAGCGGGAGGGAAAAGCGCCAATCTCAGAAAAAATGGCTATGAAAGCCTTTGGCCTTGGGGCAGCATCAGCATCAATATATAAAATTGGATCAAAGCTTGCACCAACTGCGATGAATCCCTTTACTGTTGGAGATAAAATTTCTAAAGGACCAGGTCCGCTAAAGGCTTGGACGGAAATTCGCGACTTTCCAGCGCCAAATAAAGAAAGATTTCGAGACTGGTTTAATAATCGCGATAAAGGGGGGAAATAAGCAGTGAGTGGGGAAGTTCAAAACAGAGATGTATTCCTTCATAAAATTGCTCAACGTTTAGGGAGAAATCAAGTGGCTAAAGCTGTAGAAAGGCCAATATGGAGCTTTCATCCACAGGATACAGTCTTAAAGGGTGCAAGCACAGATGAATTACTTGAGGTACTAATAAAGCAATGTAAAAGCATTCACACAGACATTTTTGTTACCAATAAAACAGGGTTATCAGAAGTATTAAATAATATTGTAATTGAGTTTGGCGGAGGATCGATTGTAAGAGGGAAGGACCCTCGATTTGAAGAATATGGACTTTCACCTCTTTTTAATCAAATTTGGCCGAATGAAAATATCGACATTTATGAGTGGGACTCCACTAAAGATGATGTGAATATCAAAAATGCAGAGAAGGCAAGCATAGGGATAACTATTAGTGACATTACTTTAGCCGAATCAGGAACATCAGTCCTTTTCAGTAGTAAGGATAGAGGAAGAAGCATTAATTTCTTACCTTTAGCGTCAGTTATAATTATTCCAAAAAGCTCTACTGTCCCTCGTATGACTCAGGCAGCTAGACTCATAAGGGACAAAATAAAAAAAGGTGAGCATCTTTCCTCCTGCATAAATTTCATTACAGGTCCAAGCAACTCGGCAGATATTGAAATGAACTTAGTTGTCGGAGTACATGGGCCAGTGAAAGCTGCTTATGTCGTTGTAGAGGATGTATAAAGTAATTTAAATAAAAAAGTAGATTAAGAATCTACTTGGAAAATAGAGTTATGGCTAAACTTTATATTCGTAATAAGGCTCTTCTTGTTCAGTATCTTCAAACCATTTTGTCCCTTTATATGTAAAACCGATTTTTTCTAGTATTTTTAATGAACCTTTATTTTGAGGATCAGCAGATGCGGTAATCAAGCGAACTTTACCATGGTTTTTGGCAAGAACTAAACAAGCATTTGCTGCTTCTGTGGCAAAACCCTTTCCCCAAGATTTCTTACTAAAATGATAAATTAATTCAACATTGTCTAAAGGACCTGTGATGTTAAAACCTGCAGCCCCAATAATTTCATTAGCTTCTTTGTCTAATACAGCATATACAGAAAGAGCGTTTGCATAATGGCATTTGCGATAGCCATTCATTACTTGAAGTAAAACATTATGTGGGGAAGATCCATTACATAGGGTCATAACTTCTTCATCACCCCAAAACTCTTTAACGGAATCCAGATGAATGTCATCAAAAACACATAAACATAGACGTTTAGTTTCATATATTATTTCCATTCATTCACCTACTCATAAATAATAGTCATTTTAAATATATCCCAAAATATAACAAGAATACAATGGGGATTTTTTGTGTAGACCATGTTTATTAGACTGAGGATTTGAAAAAAGAAAAAAAGAAGCTGGACTTGAATGGGCTTCTTTGTCCAGAGAAGATTTGTGTGCGGCAATATATGAGTTGAAGGTATTTACTTTATTTTTGAAAAGGTGTTTTTTTATTCTTTTTACATGTTGAATTAGTAATTCCAAAATATGAACCAATAAAAATAGCTATCCAAACGACTAATTCCATATAATCAACTCCAAAATTTTTATTAATAATATATTCAAAAAGATAATAAAAGATTTATACATTTGACTCAAACTTTGAAGGAAAGGTGGTGAAATTAAAAAAGTCATCTATGAATATAAACACTAGTACCAACCGGAACTTTAGAAGATAAATCTAGAACATCTTGATTAAACATTCTAATACATCCATGTGAGACATCCTTTCCAATTGATGCTGGGTTATTTGTTCCGTGTATACCGTAATGAGGTTGTGACAATCCCATCCACAGCACACCAAATGGTCCGCCGGGATTAGGTTGTTTATTGATGATTTTGTATGTCCCTGAAGGTGTTGGTGATAGTATTTTTCCTACTGCAATGGGGTAAGTTTTTATTAGCCTATTTCCATCAAAAAGCTTTAATTGATGTTTTGAAGTAGATACGTCAATCCATCTCGCCATGAAGATCAACTCCATATTTTTGATCATTGTATGATGAATACTGGCAATTGTTAATGACAGGGATTGATAATATAGTTGGTGCATGATTGGACAAATTATTGTAATAAATACTTAGAAAAACTCATCGAAAAGGATGAGAACAAAGACTTTTTTACGAATTCTTAAATAAAGAGCTGGTGGGTAAATCTAAAGAGTTTTGCAAATAGAAAAAGACCCTTACTCAATGAGTAAGGGCTTTTAAGCTTCAAATGCAAATAGCTTAAGTTCTTCAGAATCATTAGGGAGCTGAATCAGTCGTTCAAACTGTAATCCCACTTTTTCAAGCAGTTTGGCAGAAGCGTGATTGTCTTGAGCGGTGATCGCCACAATGCGATTTAACCCCAGAGTATCTTTTGCATATGCCATTACAGAAGAGGCTGCTTCATAGGCATATCCTTTTCCCCAATACTTTGGCAGAAAGGCATATCCAAGATCGACATCTTCCAATGTATCTCTTTTTACAAGACCACAGATTCCAATCGGAACATGATCTTCCTTTCGCTCCACCAAATAGAAACAGAATCCGAATTGTTCATACGAGCGAACCGCTCCATTCAAAATATAAGCCCGTGCGTCTTCAAGAGTTCTCACACCGCGATCGCCTATAAATTGCAGCCATGAGGGGTCATTTAAAAGCTCTAAAATAAATGCTGCATCATCAGTTGTTTGTAAGCGTAGGATAAGTCTTTCAGTTTCAAGAATTTTCAAAGGAAATCCACCAGCCTTTCAGGATTTTATTATTGCTAGAAATCCTATTTTTCATATGCTTCATTTTATCTTAAACTTTAAGGATAGTGAAGTACTTTCAGGAAGGTTATCAAAGCGTCAGTCTTGTACGTTGTTTATTGTTGGGGAATTGAAAGAAGCTAAGGTGGTATGGAGATACATAGGACAAGGAAACAGATTTTGTATTTAGTTTCATAAAAAAAGACCTATTTTTTAGGTCCAATGCTTGAAGAATTTTGTTTTTTAAGAATATGAAAAATTAATTCCAGTTGGCAAGCAATGATAGCAAGAATTCCAAAAATCGCTCCTATTAGAATACCAGGCAGTCCAAAAAGAAATAAACCCAATAGTACACCTGAAATTAAACAAATTAAATAGAGCATTATGTCACCTCAATACTATCCTAACTTAAATAGTAAATATTGGATAGCATTAAATGTAAATTATTGGTGGAGTAATAATGTTCAATTGAATTATTATGTTTCTCCAAAAATATGACTTACAGGCGGGTTCGTGGAGTTATTAGGAGAAATTAACAAAATTGTTGCAGGAATTTGCTTAAATCTCCCGAATTATGTATGTAAAAAGGAGATGAGGCAATGGAGCAAGTTATTGAAAAATGGATTTGCTCGAATTGCAGCATAGAGATAACAGATGAGAATGAATTTATAGATAATAACGGTGTTTGTGATGAATGTTATAGTATCCCAATAAAGAAGAAACTTAAATTAATCATTTGATGGAACATGTCTTCTTTTATCGAATAGTAAGGTGGAAGGAGATCTTTTCGTGATTAAAAAATGCATACTGATTTTAATATTATTTACGTTTTTACCTGTTTCCGTAATAAGTAATTAGCATCCATCGGGGTGCTTTTTCTTTTGCCCAAAACAACTCAAATATCGGAGGTGGCAGGTGATGTAGATAGGAACATTTGTTTCGGAATTAAAAAAGTCGCCAATCCTTATTTACCAAGGAATTGACGACTTTCTATTTTGACGTCCCAGATAGGAATCGAACCTACGACCTACAGCTTAGGAGGCTGTCGCTCTATCCTACTGAGCTACTGGGACATTACATTAGATTTTCATTATAAACCCAATTTTCCAGTGCAGTCAATTGTTTCGAATGAAAAGGGGCGAACGGACATGCCAATCGCCCTTAGCTTTAGTTTAATAGCTTTTTTCTATAATACTTAAAAATAGTAGCTGCTCTTCTCTGCAAATTTTTGAGCTTTGATGTACTTAATTCGATTAACGGCTGTGCAAATGGAATGGTCATTTTGCTCGATAATAGCAAGGTGAGAACTAAAGAGATTCCTGCTAGCAAAAGAAAGTTTTTTGGCTCAGTAAAATAGTTTTGTATATTGCTTTCCCTAAAAAGACGTACAAAGAACCCATGAAGTAAATAAACATAAAGAGTATTCTTACCTACAGTTGTAAAGAAATATTGTTTCCTTGGAACAAGAGAGAAAAAACTAAAGACCATTATTAGGCTTAATATATAGAAGGCAAGCCGTGCAAAAACTGCCGCAATGGAATCTACCCCCATCTCTGAATAGGGTTTCGATCCAAGGAGCCATTCATGATTCATATCCGGAAATAAATAAAAACCAGTAAAAACGATAATAAAAATGGATATTGAAGCAATCTTTGCTTTAGGTAACACGATTAAAGAAAAATGCTCTTTCTTTAAATAGTAGCCAATTAAAAAAAGCGGGAAAAACACAAAAGTTCTTGATAAGCTTAAAAATTCAGTAATCCAATCAGCATATCCAACAATTAATCCAATAGCAAAAGCGACAATGATTGAGATGATGGGCTTTATTTTTGTAAATAGAATAAGCATTATATTCCAGGAAAATAAACTAATCAAAAACCATAAGGACCAATGTGGTGTTAGTGGATCAACCTCAATAGACGACTCATTGTATAGAAAATAATAAAAAAATGAATATATAACCTGAAATATGATATAAGGAAGGATTAACTTTTTCGATATTTTCGCTATATAACCTTGCTTATTAAAGCCTTTAGCAAAAAAGCCTGATATTAAAATAAATGCAGGCATATGAAAGGTGTAAATCAGCTTATATAATGTATAAACAGTCTCATTTTCTGAAATATAAGACCGTAGAAAATGTCCAAATACAACTAAAAAAATTAAAATAAATTTTGCGTTATCAAAATAATATTCACGCTTTTGCATGTCTTCCTCCTCTTTTTAGACCCCCTAAAAAGATTTTTTTATTATACACCCACCCTATCATGAATAAAACCAATAAATACATGTGAATGAAAGGATGAATTTCCAAAAAAAGCAATTAGTATACTTTATCTTACTGTTATAATACATAAAAACATCTGTTATATAATTGTGTATGCGTTTTCAGAGTTTATTTAATTGGGTTTTAGAAAGAAATATAATTCTGTTCCAATCATAAATGATGAAATGTTTGACTTTTGTCACAGCAGTTAATAAACCTTTCAAATACAATAACTTTTAGGGGGAATGTAAACACAATTAGAAAGCTTTTTTCAAATTAGCAAAAGACATGAAGAATATTGGGAGGGTGAATATGTCAATTTTACCTAAGAAAAATGAACTTGGATTTTTTGAAATTAGACTGGAGTCAATTGGTGGACTAGGTGCCAATTTGGCTGGGAAAATGCTGGCGGAAGCTGGTGTATTAGGGCTTGGCCTAAACGGATCAAACTTTTCTTCCTATGGATCTGAAAAAAAAGGTTCTCCTGTGAAAAGCTTTATCCGCTTTTGTGATAATGATGTAGAAATACGCGCACATAGCCCAATCGAGCAGCCTCATGTGATCGGTGTTTTTCACGAAGCATTATATAAAACTGTCGATGTAGTTAGCGGCCTTATGCCGGATGGAATTCTATTAGTCAATTCAATTAGGAGTTTTGATGATATTAAAAAAGATTTGAAATTAGAATATGGCACGTTAGCAATCGTTGATGCATTGCAAATTGCTGTCGAAGAGAAAACAAAAGTAAATACAGCTATGCTCGGGGCGTTATTCCGGATTTGTGACTTCCTTGACCCAGAATCAATGAAGAATGTAATCCGCAGCACATTTGAAAAGAAATATCCACATCTAGTAGAACCAAATATTAGAACCTTTGAACGTGGATATAACGAAGTTCAATTTAAAACATATGAAACACCTGAAGATGCCATTGGAAAGGAATTTTCGCGTCCATTGCCACTACTAGGATATGAAACCCAGGAAATTGGCGGCGTTATTACTGCTCAGGCAAATAGCATTTTGAAGGATCTTAGCGGTTCGAGACAAGGGTTTCTTCCTAAGTTCGAACAAGAACAATGTATTAACTGTGCAGCATGTGATACCGTTTGTCCAGATTATTGTTTTGTATGGGAAGAAGGAGAAGACAAACGGGGAAGAAAGCAAATGTTCCTAAAAGGAATAGATTATCAATACTGCAAAGGCTGTTTGAAGTGTGTTGAAGCTTGTCCAACGGCTGCATTAAGTGAATTGCGAGAATCCATTGGCTATGCTGAATCACACTGGGTCAAACAAAGCTTTCCTTATATAGTAGGAGGTATTTCATAATGGCAATGGTGGAAGAAGAACTAAAAGTATTAAAAAGCGCAGAGCAGCTGACAACTTTTGAAAGCGGCAACGAAATGGCGGCAATGGCTGCTGCACAAATAAATTATCATATCATGGGCTATTTCCCTATAACGCCTTCAACAGAAGTTGCTCAATATTTAGATCAAATGAAAGCAAGAGGAGAACATAATATTAAGTTAATCCCAGCAGATGGGGAACACGGATCTGCAGGAATTTGTTATGGTGCTGCTGCAACTGGTGCAAGGGTCTTTAATGCAACGAGTGCAAATGGACTCATGTACATGATTGAGCAGCTTCCCGTTCAATCTGGAACACGTTTCCCAATGGTCATGAACCTAGTTACCCGTTCTATCAGTGGACCATTAGATATTCGTGGAGATCATTCTGATTTGTATTTTGCATTAAATACCGGTTGGGTTATATTGACAGCACGAACACCGCAAGCCGTGTATGACATGAATATTATGGCGTTGAAAATTGCGGAGCATGCAAAAGTTCGATTGCCTGTAATGGTTGCTTATGATGGCTTCTTTACATCTCATCAAAAAAGAAAGGTAAAATATTTCAAGGATCGTGAAATTGTTCAGCAATTTGTTGGTGAATGTCCGACTGATTATCATTTTGCAAGGGACCCGAAAAGGCCTGTAACAATAGGCGCACATATGAATGGCGAAGATTTAATAAATAATCATTACCAACAATCAGAAGCGATGTATGCTGCAGGTGAAGTCTTTAAGGAAGTAGCAGCGGAATACTCGAAAATTTCTGGCCGTGAATATCCTGTACTTGATCTATATAAAATGGAAGATGCTGAGGTTGCTTTATTCTTATTGAATTCTGCTGCAGAAACAGCTAAGGATGTCGTGGACCAACTTAGAGAACAAGGGATAAAAGCTGGTGTCATTAGTCCAAATATAATCCGGCCATTCCCTGCTCAAGAAATCCGTGAAGCATTAAAGAATGTAAATGCATTGCTTATTGGTGAAAGAGCAGATTCTTATGGTGGAAACGGCCCAAATCTAACTCATGAAGTAAAGTCGGTATTACAAGATGATAAAGAGAATAAAACAATCGTTTTGAGCAGAGTGTTTGGTCTTGGCGGGAAGGACTTTTATGCAGATGATGCAGAACATTTCTTTCACGAAGCAATAGATGCAATGAAAAAAGGATATGCAAATAGGCCATTTGATTATTATGGTCATGTGCCGGGAAACAAAGATCAGGCATTGAAGCCCGTCATTTCTCCCCAGCATGGAGATGTATATAATTCTGGCTTAATCCATGTAGAGAAGGATCCGGAAACAAAAAAATTAAAGGTGAAGATTCCACCATTGCGTTCCCTAACTACAAAACCAAAGCGTTTAGCTTCTGGACATGGAGCATGCCCTGGGTGTGGTATTTTTACTGGGCTTGAGTTATTTTTTAAAGGAATTGAAGGAGATGTCGTTATACTATTCCAAACTGGATGTGCATATGTAACAACTACTTCATATCCTTATTCCTCACATAAACAAACAATGATTCATAATTTGTTCCAAAATGGAGCTGCTACACTATCTGGAACAGTTGAAGCCTTTTTTGAATTAAAGGAACGTGGAGAAATCGATGTCTCTGACGATGCTACATTTGTTATGATCACAGGCGACGGTGGAATGGATATCGGTATGGGCTCAAGTATAGGAACGGCTTTAA from Cytobacillus dafuensis encodes:
- a CDS encoding LutB/LldF family L-lactate oxidation iron-sulfur protein — its product is MAMKIGNDHFNERVDAGINNAFMRGAVSLGQERLQTRRLLAAEELGNWEEWRSLGEEIRQHVLDNLDFYLFQLSENVTNRGGHVFFAETTEEARQYIRDVIEKKNAHKIVKSKSMVTEEIHLNACLEEIGCEVIETDLGEYILQLDDHDPPSHIVAPAIHKNKEQIRDVFSKKLSYEKTEKPEELAAHARKMLRKEFLAADVGITGCNFAVAETGSITLVTNEGNADLVTALPKTQITVMGMERLVPTFEEMEVLVSLLTRSAVGQKLTSYITVLTGPRCEGEIDGPEDFHLVIVDNGRSKILGGEFHSILQCIRCAACVNVCPVYRHVGGHSYGSIYSGPIGAVLSPLLGGYEDYKELPYASTLCGACTEACPVKIPLHELLHKHRQVIVEREGKAPISEKMAMKAFGLGAASASIYKIGSKLAPTAMNPFTVGDKISKGPGPLKAWTEIRDFPAPNKERFRDWFNNRDKGGK
- a CDS encoding LutC/YkgG family protein, producing MSGEVQNRDVFLHKIAQRLGRNQVAKAVERPIWSFHPQDTVLKGASTDELLEVLIKQCKSIHTDIFVTNKTGLSEVLNNIVIEFGGGSIVRGKDPRFEEYGLSPLFNQIWPNENIDIYEWDSTKDDVNIKNAEKASIGITISDITLAESGTSVLFSSKDRGRSINFLPLASVIIIPKSSTVPRMTQAARLIRDKIKKGEHLSSCINFITGPSNSADIEMNLVVGVHGPVKAAYVVVEDV
- a CDS encoding GNAT family N-acetyltransferase: MEIIYETKRLCLCVFDDIHLDSVKEFWGDEEVMTLCNGSSPHNVLLQVMNGYRKCHYANALSVYAVLDKEANEIIGAAGFNITGPLDNVELIYHFSKKSWGKGFATEAANACLVLAKNHGKVRLITASADPQNKGSLKILEKIGFTYKGTKWFEDTEQEEPYYEYKV
- a CDS encoding L,D-transpeptidase; protein product: MARWIDVSTSKHQLKLFDGNRLIKTYPIAVGKILSPTPSGTYKIINKQPNPGGPFGVLWMGLSQPHYGIHGTNNPASIGKDVSHGCIRMFNQDVLDLSSKVPVGTSVYIHR
- a CDS encoding GNAT family N-acetyltransferase, which encodes MKILETERLILRLQTTDDAAFILELLNDPSWLQFIGDRGVRTLEDARAYILNGAVRSYEQFGFCFYLVERKEDHVPIGICGLVKRDTLEDVDLGYAFLPKYWGKGYAYEAASSVMAYAKDTLGLNRIVAITAQDNHASAKLLEKVGLQFERLIQLPNDSEELKLFAFEA
- a CDS encoding acyltransferase family protein — encoded protein: MQKREYYFDNAKFILIFLVVFGHFLRSYISENETVYTLYKLIYTFHMPAFILISGFFAKGFNKQGYIAKISKKLILPYIIFQVIYSFFYYFLYNESSIEVDPLTPHWSLWFLISLFSWNIMLILFTKIKPIISIIVAFAIGLIVGYADWITEFLSLSRTFVFFPLFLIGYYLKKEHFSLIVLPKAKIASISIFIIVFTGFYLFPDMNHEWLLGSKPYSEMGVDSIAAVFARLAFYILSLIMVFSFFSLVPRKQYFFTTVGKNTLYVYLLHGFFVRLFRESNIQNYFTEPKNFLLLAGISLVLTLLLSSKMTIPFAQPLIELSTSKLKNLQRRAATIFKYYRKKLLN
- a CDS encoding 2-oxoacid:acceptor oxidoreductase family protein — its product is MSILPKKNELGFFEIRLESIGGLGANLAGKMLAEAGVLGLGLNGSNFSSYGSEKKGSPVKSFIRFCDNDVEIRAHSPIEQPHVIGVFHEALYKTVDVVSGLMPDGILLVNSIRSFDDIKKDLKLEYGTLAIVDALQIAVEEKTKVNTAMLGALFRICDFLDPESMKNVIRSTFEKKYPHLVEPNIRTFERGYNEVQFKTYETPEDAIGKEFSRPLPLLGYETQEIGGVITAQANSILKDLSGSRQGFLPKFEQEQCINCAACDTVCPDYCFVWEEGEDKRGRKQMFLKGIDYQYCKGCLKCVEACPTAALSELRESIGYAESHWVKQSFPYIVGGIS
- a CDS encoding thiamine pyrophosphate-dependent enzyme, which codes for MAMVEEELKVLKSAEQLTTFESGNEMAAMAAAQINYHIMGYFPITPSTEVAQYLDQMKARGEHNIKLIPADGEHGSAGICYGAAATGARVFNATSANGLMYMIEQLPVQSGTRFPMVMNLVTRSISGPLDIRGDHSDLYFALNTGWVILTARTPQAVYDMNIMALKIAEHAKVRLPVMVAYDGFFTSHQKRKVKYFKDREIVQQFVGECPTDYHFARDPKRPVTIGAHMNGEDLINNHYQQSEAMYAAGEVFKEVAAEYSKISGREYPVLDLYKMEDAEVALFLLNSAAETAKDVVDQLREQGIKAGVISPNIIRPFPAQEIREALKNVNALLIGERADSYGGNGPNLTHEVKSVLQDDKENKTIVLSRVFGLGGKDFYADDAEHFFHEAIDAMKKGYANRPFDYYGHVPGNKDQALKPVISPQHGDVYNSGLIHVEKDPETKKLKVKIPPLRSLTTKPKRLASGHGACPGCGIFTGLELFFKGIEGDVVILFQTGCAYVTTTSYPYSSHKQTMIHNLFQNGAATLSGTVEAFFELKERGEIDVSDDATFVMITGDGGMDIGMGSSIGTALRNHKLIMLEYDNEGYMNTGSQLSYSTPKGHMTSTSNVGRAQKGKSFHHKDTAQIMASTNIPYVFTGAEAFPQDLIKKAAKAQWYAHNVGTVYGKILITCPLNWKSEDRYGEKIIEAAVNTCFFPLYEVEEGLTTITYNPVEKKKKVALPEWLKYMGKTKHLLKEENREMLTELEEEIENRWQRLLAKHENPYL